From the genome of Nicotiana tabacum cultivar K326 chromosome 17, ASM71507v2, whole genome shotgun sequence:
ATTATTTTTTGAATTGTAACAGGTGTTTTtttccttaatatgaaatttataAATCTTAATCTAAAACCAATCTTCttttttagagagagaaaacaCGTGTCCTTTATTTGTGCCAAGTAAAATCAGttattttttaacaaaaaaaagaaaatctgaaattttgaattatgaaaaataccatgtcctttaaatttttttaaaataaatttgaaacTCCAACAAAGTTGGAGAATTGTCCAAAAAAGTTTACATGTATCAATTTAATGTTATGCCACTTGTTATCATAACATTTCTTTGCCTCTCCTATTATATataaaagatatattttttattttaaattttattctaatgttctcaataatattgtctaaattttaatgaataaaatctctattaaattaaagagagttgtatagtcattgaataacttttttgttctgtatttttctttattatattatccaatatttagtattattgcattgttaatagaaaattttattagcatattactttgtttaatatttttgtctactacttcctttttataatataatagaagatatatattttattactcttgaaatattttttattttaaattttatcctattgttctcaataatattatctgaattttaatgaataaaatctctattaaattaaaaagACTTATATAGgcatcgaataacttttttgttatgtatttttctttattatattaccATTATTGCATTATTATTTGTtaatagaaacttttattagaatattaatttatttaaatttttgtatgctactttctttttataatataatagaagatatatattttttattttatatgttattctattattctcaataatatgttttgaataaataaacttttttatttttttctaggTTGCCACGTGGCTTAAGAAAAGggttttttcctctccttttaataataaatatagatataaatttatttctttttctacTCTCCATACACAGAAGATATTTGGTGCTTCCTTTCTCCTAAAGAAATGGCTGCCTTTAACATGTAAGGTTCAAACATATTCAATATTCAGCGTTAGTTCATGAGATGTTgacttttttaaaatatatatatataatttacaaaTATACCAAATTCACAAATCCAATTCAAGAATTTCTAACATTATAAAATGAGGAACTGGAAAAATAAACAGCTAAATCAGTTTTTTCTTGCAGTAATCTGTCAAGCTTCACTAATAAATGGACAATAAAAGCCACAAGGCACCCTTTTAGGGGCGGATCTACATAGAGCTGAGGGGGTGCGCCGGCACCCGCAGATCTCGATCGGAACTCTGTGTATATATCTATATGTATAGAAGAAATATTGTACATATAATAAAATGGCACCCTAATGAATAAAACAGCCACTGGGTGCCAATGGTAAAGACCCGAAAATATCTCCCTATAGTAGCGGAAGTTCAAAATATGTGCAAAGCATAAAATTTTAGGAACTTTTGTTAGTGTACTATTGGACAATTATTGTGAGGTGTACTacgttttctttcttatttattctttgttttactttattatatactTTTTAACTTTTCTATTGTGCTTTCTTTATCCATTAAAATACAAAAGCTCCCTTATTTCCCCAAAAACTTTTCCCACCCAAAACCCTTCTCTTCTACTGTGTTGCTGCTCCAAACTTGGGGACTCTTGAATTTTCAGTTTTTTCAGTCTGTCACTCACCGGCGGTTGGCCACCACCATTTGGTATCCACTTTTCCATTGCACCTCACATGTTGTTGTACTACTACTTTGTAATTTGACTGTAAAtctctcttattctctttttttttttttaaatattttatgttgGGTTTCtctgaaaataatatttttggtggtATAGTTAATAGTTAATATTTAATAGTATAGACTTACAAGTTACTAAACCCCTTTGACCCTTTCATTTTCtcccttgttttccttttattcaattcagatttgattttttttctctgtTCCAATCTTTAATTTATAGTTTATTGTGTTATTGTGCATATCGTTCTCTTGAATCTCTGATTGTATTAGCTATTTAGTTTTTGTATGATTTTTGTGTAAACATATGCTAAGATGATGTGTTTCATGATCAGATAAGCTTTTAAAGCATTTTGTTGTTTAGATTTTCAATCTTAATTCAAATTTATACCAAAAATGTATATGACATCCTTGAATTAATTATGAGTTGGATTGAACATTTGTTTTGTAGGAAAGATTGAGATGGATAAATTTTTCGTAAAGATGAATTATTCTCAACCAAGTTCTAGTTCTAGTGTGCAATTATTGAGTCAGGCGATACCTCCAGAAATTCGTGCGAATGTCAATCTTTCGCATCTTATCGGTGAGCTCGACTCAGAATCATTTAGCACCGACCCAGGAGAAAGAATACTCATTGCTAATTATAGTCGTCGATTACGAGATAAGGTGAGGAGATATTACATTTAAAATGGGCCATGTCAACCTACCAATCATCAATTCCTAAAACTACAATAGGAGGGAGAATGCGCCAATTTAAACCAAGTTGGTTCAAAAGTTCATTTTCAAGATGGTTGGAGTATAGTGTGAAAAAAGATACCGCATATTGTCTATGTTGTTATTTGTTCAAAAATGAATTCGTTCATAGAAGTGGGGGTGAATTTTTTACAAAAAGTGATTTTAGGGCTTGGAATAAGGCTTTTGAAAGGTTCCGTTTGCATGTCGGTGAGATTAGTAGTGTCCATAATAAATATTTCAACAAGATGCTAGATTTATCAAATCATCATCAATCAATTCAAGTTGTTTTAGACAAGCATTTAGAGAAGGTGAAAAGTGAGTATCGAATGAGCTTGAAAGACTCAATTGATGTTGCAATACTTCTCTTGCATCATGGATTACTTTTCCGAGGTCATTACGAAAGTGAATATTCAACAAATCAAGGCTTATTTCTAAGCTTTTTGTGGTGGCATAAGGACAAACATCTAGATGTGGGAAAAGTAATATTAGAAAATGCTCCACAAAATGATACTTTAACTTGTCCTATGATtcaaaaggatattatcaatgcTTGTGCAAAAGAAACATTGAAATCTATAATTGAAGATTTGAATGGAGATTTCTTTGGTATATTAGCCGATGAATCCAAAGATATCTCACACAAAGAACAAATGGCTCTTGTTTTGCGGTATGTTAATAAGAATGGTGAAGTGGTAAAACGATTTGTTGGCCTTGTCCATGTTAGTGATACATCAGCATGCTCATTAAAGGAAGCAATATATTCTTTGCTTTCGTATCACTCACTAAGTACATCCAAAATGCGTGGACAAGATTATGATAGAGCTAGTAATATGAAGGGAGAGATAAATGGTCTCAAGACATTAATTATGAAAGATAGTTCATCAGCATATTACATTCATTGCTTCACTCATCAATTGCAATCAACACTTGTAGTTATTGCTAAAAAGCATTTGGATGTTGAAGACTTTTTTGATCATGTTACTAATATGTTGAATGTTGTTGGAGGATCTTTCAAGCGCAGAGACTTGCTTCGTCATCATCAAGTTGAAGAGTTGGAGCAATTACTCGAGTCCGGTGAAGTTATTACCAGACAAGAATTAAATCAAGAACGTGGACTTCAAAGACCAGGTGATACTCGTTGGGGATCTCATTTCAAAATATTGGATAACTTTATTGCTATTCTCTCTTCTATTGTTCGTGTGCTTAAATTGATTGAGTATGAAGGTTCTACCTCACATGAAAGAAATCAAGCAGAGTATCTTTTGGGTAAGATTAGAACatacaaatttattttcatgcttCACTTGATGGTGAAAGTGTTGGCCATGTCAAATGAATTGAGCAATATTTTACAAAAAAAGGATCAAGATATTATTAATGCTGTGGTGTTTCTTGATATTACAAAGAAAAGGTTGCAAGATATGAGTAAAACTGGATGGAAATCTCTATTGCATGATGCTTCCTCATTTTGTGATAGGCATGATATTTTGATTCCGAAGATAGATGAGTCTTACTTTCGTGGAAAGTCTAAGCGTAAGTCAAATGTTTGTTACTCACATCACTTGCGTGTTGAAATCTTTTGTGTTGTGATTGATGTGCAACTTCAAGAGCTTAATGAACGTTTTGATGTAGTGAGTAGTGATTTGCTTCTTGGGATGGCTAGCTTGAGTACAGTTAATTCCTTTGCTAATTCTGATAAGGATAAAATAATGACACTGGCAAAATATTATCCAAATGAGTTTGATAAATTCCATCTTCGGGATTTGAGTTATCAACTCGATACCTTCATAATTCATATGCGAGGTGATGATCCCAAGTTCTCCAACTTGCAAGGAATTAGAGATTTAGCAAAAATATTGGTTGAAGCAAATCTTGTGAAGACTTATGCACTTGTTTATTTACTCGTGAAGTTGATTTTGATTTTACCTGTTGCTACTGTAAATGTGGAGAGAGTATTTTCATCCATGAAGCGGATAAAAAATAAAGTGTGAAATAGCACTGATGATCAATATTTAAATGATTGTTTAGTTTGTTACAAAGAACGTGAAACATTTGAAAAGGTAAGTAATGATGCTATCATTGAccgttttcaaaatatgaaaactcgtCGAGGAAAGTTGTAAATGAATGATTTTCATGTATGTTTTTGTTTACTCAAGGATGAAAGAATTATGTATGTCTTACTTATTAGTTGTAGTGACCAACTAATTATGGTAGTATTTTGTTAATTGAAAGATATTTccaattttgagaaaataaaagaagtGGTTGTCTTTTTGTACTTTTCATGTAGAAGAAATTTTATGATATTGGTATTACTGCCGAAAATTTTAAGATGTGCGCTAAGTTGTCATTATTTTTTTCtgtttgatatatttatttatataaatggAAAAGATGAATAGCTCGAACCGAAGCACAAAGTTGATCAAACCGATTAAATATTTATCTCATTTGGACCGTATAAATAATAGTAcatttatatataaaataatatggTATCCGAAACGTTTAAATTATAGATCCGCCTCTGCACCCTTTGTTGCATTGGACATTTTTAGCGGTTTCAGGCGCACACATTTTGACTTACAACTCTAGAATAGCGAAGTTCTAAAGACAAGAAATGACATTACAATATTCGGCGTGTAACTTGGTCTTTAAATAATGCAAAGAAGTTGACTTAAAAGCCGCTACTTCTTGTCTTGAAAATAAGCTAGGTTTAGAACGAGGACGAGACGACTTTTTTACTTGGGAATGAAAATCTgaaataattataaatttataatggTGTCTTTCATGTTAACAACCATTAATAGTAAAGAGTTTAATAGCATCTTTTGAGGATGCGGCATCTGTACGGATCGTTCGAATCTAATCTCTTTAATTCAAAAtcttatatttgtattaaaacatttaataagtAAATAAAAACTTCAATTATTATCTAATATTGCTATTCTAAAAAATAGAATTCAATTATTATCTAAGACTATTGCTATCCAAAAATTCAAATTCTTACTCCACCTGTACTTTATTAGCTTCGGCAATCCAGAAGTACTCTCACGTGAAGAAAAAGGGGAGACCGGAACCTAAATGTGGTCTTTTTGGACTCAAATAATCGAAATGAGTGAAAAACAACATTGTGACCAAACTATATATAGTGCcattttaaagggcgctatataTGAAGTTGATTAGACGTTCAGGCATAGTGCAGTTTATTAAGACGTTATATGTATAACGCCTTAATAAACGGCATTAATACCCCTTCAAATAGTCGTCCCTTCCCTTTTCCCCCGTTACAGAagcaaccccccccccctcccctttTTAAATCAAAGCAGCGGTCCCCCCCATTGACGACCCAAAAAAACTCGAGTGGACCCCACCCGTCCCACAAAAAGTAAAGATTATTGGTCTCACATCCTAGCCAAGCCTTCTCTCGTTGTGGGTTGCTGGTTTCAGATTCAACTTTCcaaaaaacataaatcgaggtattccgatttagtttttgtagaaactcgtataaaaaatgcatattagttgttttaaatgtgttctatgttgttttgaatttttttgcgattaaactagtatgttatttttatccggactaagatattagtatgctaaaaaaatatgtaaaaattgagaaatcattattatttgtttaaaaaaatattaataagttactttttattgttgcatatgtattgtcgtgaatgttttgtgattaaatgtatttgttgtttttatctggtttagattatttatttacttaaagactagtaatatagtgcccttttagcgtagtaaaccATTTAGCATTGTATCcctgtagttattgaaattaatcatttaagtatctcttatactcaaaaatatgtcaaaatagctgatagatcaaacacaaactctgtccaattcTAGTAAACGATTGTAAGAAAATAACACgagaaaataacaatatttttcggatatcttggtgctactgagcctcaaatatcgagtctggaacccatatatgaatatttaataattaaatcttgtataattatgaaaattaattatttaattttattatagtcaaaaataAGTGAGTAACAAACAAACGTATAAAATAAAACacgtaaaataataaaactatatataaattaataaaactagcacatacaagaattcaagatatcttggtgctactgggccataaatatcgagcatggaacccatatgtgaatacttaataattaaatattgtataattataaaaaattaagtatttaatttacaaacaaacatataaaataataaaactaatatgtaaaataataaaactaacacatacaagaattcaggatatcttggtgctactgggcctcaaatatcgagcttggaacccatatgtgaatacttaataattaaataatttttaattataaaaattaagtatttaatttgcaaacaaacatataaaataataaaactaacacatacaagaattcaggatatcttggtgctactaggcctcaaatatcgagcctggaacccatatggGAATACTTAATagttaaatcttgtataattataaaaattaattatttcgtttacaaacaaacatataaaattataaaactaacatgtaattaatgttgtttaatttacagtagacgacatggaggTTCCGCCTATGCATCCCGGACCTTCCAGCGATAAGCTATTGTCGTTAGAGGGCGATCATAGGTCCTCCCACATAAGGGAGGGAGAATTACTGGTCCAGACTCTCCGCGTCAGGAGACTGGCGACATGTGGGACTCTCTGAAGGGCAAAGTTCTCCATCCCCGTGTAGTCAGACGCCTGCAGGATACGGGCTTCTATAGAATTTTGGAGATCGGGCGGCTGCAGCTCGATTGGTCTTTGATCATGGCCCTGATAGAACGGTGGCGACCAGAGACGCACATATTCCActtgcccattggcgaggccaccatcacattGCAAGACGTGGAGGTTATATATGGGCTGCCCGTTAATAAACACCCCGTTGCTCTGTCGCAGGCCATGAGAGAGCTGACAAGTGGGCAGTACCTGGACATGCTGCAGCAGCTCACTGGTTTCCGACCACAGGAGGAGACTGCACTGGCTGGGGCCAATCATCTGCATTTGATGACTATCCGAGACCATTTGGAGGTATTGCGCCTTGACATCACCGGCGATATACCGGAGCTACATATTCATTGGTTCATGAGGTTGTTGTTGCTCCTTATGTTTGAAGGGGTCATGTTCcagaacacttcggggaacctagtcagcttgagatttcttcatcatcttgagcggctagatgatttaccccagtacagctggggtgctgctgttctcgcctacttgtacaggcagatgtgtcgggcgACCATGGGCACCCAGCGTGACGTTGCTCGATTTTTGCCGCTACTACAGGTAAaaacatattcgaatactctattcattaTAATATACCCaataaaaatatatcttaaattttacgtccactttgtatgttaggtttgggccctGGGAGTTCATGCAGTTGCatccacctctaccaccattagCTCCGGGTGTACCACCTctgtttctccctctagctaggaggtgggttctccggcgGGGATATGGACGAGAGTacgaggctcgacataatctcccctTGTGCAAGGATTTGTTGGATTTACTGAAGGTCGCAAAGGTAAATGTATACCTAAGTTTACTTGGCGTGGCTTTACATGTGTTGTGTATACTCACGTTTTCTGTTGTTACATAATAGTTCATATGGACGCCATATAACGACGCGCTGATAGCTGGCTTTCCCGATTATTGCTCAACCAGCCGACTTATTTGGAGCTCTTCTGTCCCGTTAATGTGCcttgatattgtggagcatcatgccaccgagtGGGTACTTCGCAAGTTTGGCCGTCTGTAGCTTGTACCGCCACCGCCCACCTGGCAGACCACACATTTCCAGTAGGATGATCGTTCCAGGGTGGACCAGGCATGTGTGGCATGGCTAGAGGCGCAGGTCGATACTTGAGAGTGGCGACATGACTTGATTCTCCCCCCCCATCCTTCATCGCGTCGGACGGATACTGAGCATGATTATATGGGCAGGTATCGCGGCGTTACCCGACTTTTCATCGGCAATCCCATTGATCGCGATGGCAGTTGGTACGTTCCATACGTcgggaggcacgaggcactggtatgcTATTTGGTATTCTTACTTATAACTGTAACCTAGCATTTCGTActttatattttacatgttgtgcaggctattggcctACATTTGTTCCACCAGTTGGGACTGCATATAGAGCAGCATACTGGTGAGGGAGCGGCCACTTTGCACGAGTATGGTCGGCAGGTTACAGAGTTGGCTGCCCGGACACTGTGGCGAGCCCGAGAGGATGAGCGCTTAGGAAACGACCCTGCTTATGTGGCGCTAGAGCAGTACCATCGAGGTAGGGTTGTCCCACGAGGTAGGGTTGCCCACAAGGTAGGGATGTCTTACGAGGTAGGGCTGTCCTACGGGGCATGGCTATCCCATGGGGTCGTGGGGGTcagcgaggaggtggtccccaacaagggggcgttgaggcactgGTTGAGGATGTTGGAGTTGATCAGTCGGGTGACCCCCATGAGCCAGACAACCATCACAGCAGCATGTTGTCATATATCCTTTAGCTTCAGCTCACTcagggacttcgcaggtgaccccgtcagATCCATTGTTGATCACGGGCACGAGTATCACACGAGAGGATTGGGATCAGTACTTTCCAGACCCATCAACATCTGCTGATGATCGGCCGACCCAAGATGTGGATAGTGGGCGCCGgttgagttatggctcatcatcgaggGGTACTGGGGATCTTTCACAGGCGCATgtatgtttgtattattattaaatttaaatttgtttttatctcattgattagccATAAATATCTTTATGtttttcttattaaggcttcatcctcgCCTGTCACGGAGGCCACTTTGTGCGATGCTGACCTAGCTGCGACAGATGTTTATATTCAGGAGCCTgacgagaccatggtaagacaatttaaatttttgtgacttaacacgtacattactaatatatattttcatatactGAGCTAACTTATTCTTCTGTAAGTTACTGCTGGACTGATGACCCCTTCTACCGAGCCTGCAAGCACTACTGACGATCATGCTGCAGCGCATCCTGCGATAAAGAGGCAACGTGataaggatgatcctgatagcgtatatatatatatatatatatatatattcacataattATCAAACATCTTTCTCCTCCGACAGTGTAGTTTACTAATAATTTTATATTGAAATTCGAAAGTCAACGTAATAAGTTTGATTTTTTAATCCAATACTATTTTTGATAACATGAACGGGAGGGAGAAATTCATTAATTTACTCCATTCAtaatgttaaatatcaataagatttaacaacaatagaaacataattttatttgatacattTTGCAACATAAACAAGTGCATACACTTATTACAATCACATTACGGAAACAAAACACTACGTGTATCTTTAatagttgggcacattagatgaacttccaccaggagctggattaccaccgccacccaaaccagctgaaggacattttcgacggtcgtgtcctgtttgcgagcatataccacatttgcgcgcataaacggtatcaccaacatccatttggttccgtatacgcatTCTTTTTTGCACCTA
Proteins encoded in this window:
- the LOC142171880 gene encoding uncharacterized protein LOC142171880, with product MLDLSNHHQSIQVVLDKHLEKVKSEYRMSLKDSIDVAILLLHHGLLFRGHYESEYSTNQGLFLSFLWWHKDKHLDVGKVILENAPQNDTLTCPMIQKDIINACAKETLKSIIEDLNGDFFGILADESKDISHKEQMALVLRYVNKNGEVVKRFVGLVHVSDTSACSLKEAIYSLLSYHSLSTSKMRGQDYDRASNMKGEINGLKTLIMKDSSSAYYIHCFTHQLQSTLVVIAKKHLDVEDFFDHVTNMLNVVGGSFKRRDLLRHHQVEELEQLLESGEVITRQELNQERGLQRPGDTRWGSHFKILDNFIAILSSIVRVLKLIEYEGSTSHERNQAEYLLGKIRTYKFIFMLHLMVKVLAMSNELSNILQKKDQDIINAVVFLDITKKRLQDMSKTGWKSLLHDASSFCDRHDILIPKIDESYFRGKSKRKSNVCYSHHLRVEIFCVVIDVQLQELNERFDVVSSDLLLGMASLSTVNSFANSDKDKIMTLAKYYPNEFDKFHLRDLSYQLDTFIIHMRGDDPKFSNLQGIRDLAKILVEANLVKTYALVYLLVKLILILPVATVNVERVFSSMKRIKNKV